The Natronoarchaeum mannanilyticum genome includes the window CCCTCGTCCCCGTGCTCGAGCGCGACGACGCCGTCGCTGAGCGACTTCAGTTGTTCGTCGAACTGCGCGTCGGGCGTCTTGGTCATCAGGACTGTCGTCCCGCGATCCTTGAGGAACCGGGCGAACGAGATGATACGCTTTCTGAACTGGTAGTCGGTCGGTTCGAGGTACTGAAACTGAGTGATCGGGTCGATGAGGACGCGATCAGGGTCGAGATCGTCGATAGTACCGTGAATGTCGTCGATCAGCGAATCGTCCTCGAGGTCCGCAGGATCGACGACATCGTACGACCGCGAGTTAGTGAAGAACTCCGACCTGGGACCGATATCGAAGAACTCCGCCTCCGTCAGATCGATGTCGAGCTGTGCTGCGTTCGCGAGGTGACCTTGCTTCGACTCTTCACCGTGGATCAGCAGAACCGTCTCCCCCTGGTCGAGGCCGGCTCGCAGAAACTCCATCCCGAGCGTCGTCTTTCCGGTGCCGGGCGCGCCGAGGACGAGATATAGCCGCTCGTCGACGAATCCGCCGTTGAGGAGAGAGTCGAGACCAGAGACGCCGCTGGAGAGTTGGCAAAGTGAATCTCCGTTTACTGCCATGGTTGTGATATGTTTCTCGGATATGTGTTTAAACGCATCGGCTAGTATTTTGGATGCCGAGACTATCACGGTTATTCTATTTATTCTTCCGAGGGATCGCGTATTATTTCCAAATTCAACTAATTTTTCTCCACGATTTGTTGCAGATCGTCCGGTACGACGCTGAAACGACGCCAGCCCGAAGGAACTAATGGAAATTTTATTATAGCGTTCCGAAGACATTTCGACATGGCCTCGGGACTTGCTAACGTGGAACTCGACGGGACGACGCTGCTGACCGGTTACGCGCTGGGGACGTTCGGCGTCGTCGCGTACGTCCTCGCGCTGTTCGTGCAGTCGTCGACCGAGGCCGGATCGGGCGATCTCGCCGCCACCGCCGGGTACGCGACGGCGGTGATCGGGACGCCGCTGCTCGCCGGGCTCACCGCCGGCAACCTCGCGAGCGCCGGCGAGTACACCGCGGGCGACGTGCTGACGGGTTACGCGGTCGGCGGGCTCATCTTCGGCGTCGCCGTCGGGTGGATGAACTCGTCGATCTCGGAGACGGCAGCAGGAAGCGGGACGGTCCAGCACGTCCTGGTCGCGGTCGGGCTGACGCTGTCAGTTCCGCTCGCGGCCGTCGCGGGCGCCGCGGCCGGGCGTCGGCTCGGCGGTGGCGCGGACGCGTCGGCGTCGGCCGCGTAGCGCGGCGATCGACGGACGCCGAGACCGCCGGCCCGCTCACCACTCCTCGCCGATCCGTTCTCGCGCGCCCTCGTACCCCCTGCTCGTCCGCCAGCGCTCGCCCGTGTCGACGTGCTCGACGACGTAGCGCGAGCCGCAGGCGCCGCAGCGATGCTCCTCCGGCTTCGTCACCGTCTTCGAGGCCTTGAACCGGTCGACCGTCCAGTCGCAGCCCGTTTCCGTGCAGAGCAACTGCAATCGCGGCACGGAAAAGGACGGGCAGTGCCGCGACGCGCCGACCGCGTCTGCCTTCGCCCGGAAGCGCTCGCCGTGACCCGACTCGCCGTGCTCCAGGAACTCCCAGGCGTGGACGAGTTCGTGGCGGATCACGTCGGTGAACTCGTCCCAGCCGAACGAGCGGTAGGCCGCCCACGTCAGCCGGATCGTCACCGACTCCTCGGCGCGGTGGTAGACGGCCGCACCCGCCCGGCGCTTGGCGCGCCGGGAGACTCCCCACGAGACCGAGTCGAGATCGACGTCGAGGTCGACCGCGGCGGCGTACTCGCGTGCGCGATCGAGCAGTTCGTCCTCGGTTCGAGGATCGTCTTCGGTTGCCGCCCGGACGCCCGACTGCGAGTCGTCGCCTGCCATTCGATCGGTCGATCCTGCGCACCGTCGCCACATTAAAGCGCGGGTCGCGGCGACGCCCGTGTGCGCCGTCGCTCAGGGCGGGGCGTGATCGCACGGACGCCACCCTCGGGACGCCGTCTCACGCACACGCTTACGTCGCGCGTCGTGGATGCCGAACCCAATGGCCCCGGAGCTGATCGTCGTCGCCGCGGCGGTAGCGCTCCCCTTCGTCGCGGCGGCGCTGACGCCGCTGGTCTACCGAGCGCTCGGGGAACGGACCGGCTACGTCGGCGCCGCGATCGCGCTCGCCTGCTTCGCGCTGGTTGTCACCCAGCGGGGCGCCGAGGGCGCGGTCGGCGTCCCGTGGGTCCCGTCGCTCGACGTCGCGCTGCGCTTTTACGTCGACGGCTGGGCGCTCCTGTTCGCCGGGCTGGCCAGCGGCGTCGGCGTGCTCGTGTTCGTCTACTCGGCGGGCTACATGCACGGCGAGGGGAATCTGGCGCGGTACTACGCGACGCTGCTGGCCTTTATGGGCTCGATCCTCGGCGTCGCGTTCGCGGGCGACCTGATCGCGCTGTTCCTGTTCTGGGAGCTGACGAGCCTCGCGTCGTTCGTCCTGATCGGCCACCACGACGCCGAGGAGGAAGCGCGCTACTCCGCGCGGATGGCGATGATCGTCACCGTCGGGGGCGGCCTCTTTTTGCTCGTGGCCGTCCTGTTGCTGTCGATCGCCGCGGCGGGCGTCGCCGGCGTCGGCGCGTTCGACCTGGTCGGGATGCTCCGGAACTCCGAGGCGATGCAGGCCGCGCTGCGCGAGCAGGGCCTCTTCGTGCCCGTGCTCGGGCTGGTCGCAGTCGCGGCCGGCTCGAAATCGGCGCAGGTGCCGCTGCACTTCTGGCTGCCCAACGCGATGGTGGCGCCGACGCCGGTGTCGGCGTTTCTCCACTCGGCGACGATGGTGAAGGTCGGCGTCTACCTGCTGGGCCGCCTGCGACCGGTGCTGCTCGGAGCGGAGTGGACGCTGCTGTTCGCGACGCTCGGACTGGCGACGATGCTCGTCGGCGCCGCCCTCGCGGTCGTCTCGACCGACCTCAAGCAGCTGCTGGCGTACTCGACGGCGAGCCACCTCGGGCTGATGGTCGCGGGCTTCGGCTTCGCCAACCACTACGGCGCCGAAGCTGGCGTGTTCCACCTGCTGAACCACGCGCTGTTCAAGGCCGCCCTATTCTTGGTCGCCGGGATCGTCGCCCACGAAGCCGGATCGCGCCGGATCGACAGGCTCGGCGGGCTCTGGCGGGAGCTGCCGGTCACCGCCGCGATCGCGGGGATCACCGGGCTGAGCATGGCGGGGATTCCGCCCTTTAACGGCTTCTACTCGAAGGAGCTGCTGTTCGAGGCTGCCTACGAAACCGCGGTCCACGCCGACGGCGCGCTCGCGTGGCTCTACCCCGCTGTCGCCGTGCTGGCGAGCGTCTTCACCGTCCTGTACTCGCTGAAGTTCCTCTCGATCTTCGTCGGCGAGCGCCCCGCCGCGGTCGGCGGGCTGGGCCGGGCGCCCGCGGCGCTGGTGGCGCCGCCGGCCGTCCTCGCGCTGCTGGCGGGAGCGGTCAGCATCGATCCGCAGCTCGCGGTCAACGCCGCGGTCCAGCGGGGCGTCGACGCCGCCGCGGCCACGCCGACAGACGTCGCGGTCGGGCTGCCGACCTACCTCTCGGTGCCGGTCGCGATGTCGGCGCTCTCGATCGGCGGCGGCGTCGCGGCCTATCCCTTCGAGCGCGGGATCTGCCGCCGGATCGAGCTGCTCAACGAGCTGCGCGTGACGCCGCGACCCGCCTGGCTCTACGACTACTGGCTCACGCTGACCGAAACCGCGAGCGTCCGGCTCGACGCCGTCGTCAACAACGGCCTGCTCCGGACGTACGCCGCCTGGGCCGTCGCCGCCGCGAGCGCGCTGGCGCTGATCGGGTACGCGGCGACCGGCGCCGCCGTCCCCGCGATCGACGGTGCCGGCGCGACGCCCGCGATGGTGCTCGTCCTGCTGGTCGCGATCGTCGCAGCCGTCGCCGT containing:
- a CDS encoding SprT-like domain-containing protein, with amino-acid sequence MAGDDSQSGVRAATEDDPRTEDELLDRAREYAAAVDLDVDLDSVSWGVSRRAKRRAGAAVYHRAEESVTIRLTWAAYRSFGWDEFTDVIRHELVHAWEFLEHGESGHGERFRAKADAVGASRHCPSFSVPRLQLLCTETGCDWTVDRFKASKTVTKPEEHRCGACGSRYVVEHVDTGERWRTSRGYEGARERIGEEW
- the mbhE gene encoding hydrogen gas-evolving membrane-bound hydrogenase subunit E, with amino-acid sequence MAPELIVVAAAVALPFVAAALTPLVYRALGERTGYVGAAIALACFALVVTQRGAEGAVGVPWVPSLDVALRFYVDGWALLFAGLASGVGVLVFVYSAGYMHGEGNLARYYATLLAFMGSILGVAFAGDLIALFLFWELTSLASFVLIGHHDAEEEARYSARMAMIVTVGGGLFLLVAVLLLSIAAAGVAGVGAFDLVGMLRNSEAMQAALREQGLFVPVLGLVAVAAGSKSAQVPLHFWLPNAMVAPTPVSAFLHSATMVKVGVYLLGRLRPVLLGAEWTLLFATLGLATMLVGAALAVVSTDLKQLLAYSTASHLGLMVAGFGFANHYGAEAGVFHLLNHALFKAALFLVAGIVAHEAGSRRIDRLGGLWRELPVTAAIAGITGLSMAGIPPFNGFYSKELLFEAAYETAVHADGALAWLYPAVAVLASVFTVLYSLKFLSIFVGERPAAVGGLGRAPAALVAPPAVLALLAGAVSIDPQLAVNAAVQRGVDAAAATPTDVAVGLPTYLSVPVAMSALSIGGGVAAYPFERGICRRIELLNELRVTPRPAWLYDYWLTLTETASVRLDAVVNNGLLRTYAAWAVAAASALALIGYAATGAAVPAIDGAGATPAMVLVLLVAIVAAVAVTIAPSHVAGVLTLSILGFMVAIFYILASAPDLALTQLVVETLVLLIFLLVLEELPAFYAEAHPGVLARDAALSLGVGAVAALTVLVTARGGDAPPTDLAREYVSRAVPGGGGANVVNVILTDFRAFDTLGEIVVISIAALSVLVLLTMRRRGESP